The genome window ATTTGATGATGGtaatgaaaataacataaatatcaaatgttcaaaaagaaaaccagtatttttttcttataaaaaagagagaacatgGATGTTTAATTCTATGTTGGCGCTAAATTTTTGTTCAGCCTTATTGGGTTTGGAATAAAGTTTCACTATTCTGGTAGATAAGCCTAGCTAGTGGGGATTTTTGTTTTCGGTGAGTTTGGCTATTGGATTTATGGTAAGAATTTATGAATTCAACaggctttgtttgtttttctggtCAGTTTAACATGTAATATGTGTTGGCGATTTCTTATTGATGCGAGGAACTAACGATTTCAACTGTTTGACAATATTACTGCCTGTGCTCTTTGGCACAGAAGCTGCATTTCAGAAACACTACACGCAGTAAATTTCACTTGTTTCACTTGCGTGTTGAGTGATTTAGTAGGCTGACTGTAACCGCTTTGAACTTTGTGGGTTTTGGTGTTTTGCAGGTTCTGGAGATGGATGAAGCAAAGAAACCTGAAGTTCATATGACATCAGCTGCGGCATTTGTGGAGGGGGGAATCCAGGACTCATGTGATGATGCTTGCAGCATTTGCCTCGAAGAGTTTTGTGAAAGTGATCCCTCAACGGTAATAGTTTTTGTCATGTTTGATTCATCTGCCTCCTCTTTAACCCTAATGCACACATggaatcctataaaaaaaattatttatatattatgtgCTTTTTTTGTGTCCTAAATTATGTTGTCTCTTGCTTGGCAGGTGACTAATTGCAAGCATGAGTTCCATCTTCAGTGCATCCTTGAATGGTATGGTGCAATATgtttcaatcaattctttcttcCCTTTTCCCTTTCTGATTCTTCTTactttttcaaaacatatttgcTGGCTTTGTGtggttttcctttctttttttaggttcAACTTATATTGACATTTGAATCAATGCTTATAGATGGGGGTCAGTGGTAGATTTGGTTGGAGATAGTTTTAAGGACATATATTGAAGTCTGTGGGATGAACTTAGAGATACAGAGAGGTGTTATTGTGATTTGGAAAGAACAAAGATCTACTAATTAATATTGCCTGACATGAATCTCAAATTACTTTTTAACTTTGATTTGACTATACTTTCTTGCCTCCTTGTGCAATGTAAGAAATGGTCTGTTCTGTGTCCAATTAATCTAATAGGGATTTTTAGTATCCCCTGATTTGTTCTGTATTGCTGCTGTTGTTTGTCACTGTCATCTACTGGGTTTACATGTGCAGttctcttccttttattttttgcttggtGAAGCCTTTGTTGGAGCAGTGTTTTCTTATGCAATCTTGTTCTCATCTGTAGAGAGAACATGAAAAGTTGAGTTTGTTTTTAGTTCAGTATTTGATCTTTAATTCTAGCATTTCTAACACTGTTGAAAAGGTGGTACCTGCTTTCCTACAACACAACCCAAGTAAATCTTGATTCCAAACTAGTTGGTCTTTCATTACTGCCTACTGTCTAAGTTGATGGTACCTATTTTACTAAGCAAACAAGTCTACAATTTTAAAAGTGTAAATATCTCTGTGgtgttctgttttttcttcttcttattattatttttcttaaataatttgcAACTAGTAGCTATCTTAGTtcattaagaaatcaaaattgtgAGAGTTTTACCTAGTCTTATCTACACAATGGACTATTTGTCAATGGTTAACAGATGCAAATCATTGTGGTGTGATGGTTGAGttaaagaaggaagaaagaatCTGATAATATTTCACTAATTGTTATTTGTAGGTGTCAGAGAAGCTCTGAGTGTCCCATGTGTTTGCAATCCATTAGTCTTAAAGATCCCACCAGGTTGGTTTTGcttgttaattattttgatattttttatgtgattatttGTTCAATTACATTTCTGAGTCGTTTTCATGATGTGGCAGTCAAGAATTGTTTGAGGCTGTAGAACGGGAGAGGAAAATCAGGGCTGCTCCTTCGAGAAATGCTACTATTTTTCATCATCCTACACTTGGGGATTTCGAGTTGCAGCATGTCTGTTTCCTATCTTTGCTGAAATCCCGTGTTTGTTACTGTTTGGTTAAGACATTACAAGCTGTATTCAGGAGATTAAATCTGACATAACTTTTGCTTTGTGATCCAGCTACCAGTTGGTGTAAGTGATTCTGAACTTGAGGAGCGTATAATCCAGCAcctggctgctgctgctgctatggGAAGGACCCGCCACTTTGGTAGGAGGGAAGGGCAGAGAAACAGGACATCTTCCCATGGCCGTCCACACTTCTTGGTATTTTCTACTCATCCTGGTGCACAGCCTTCTGGTCATGTTTCTTCCTCTTTGACTCAGCTAGGCGGGGAAAATGAACCAGCTCCAGTCTCTGTAGCTAGTCCATCCACACAGCTCACTTCTGTTGGGGATGAACCACCACAACAAGCCTTACAATCCCCTTCTGTTTTAACTGATCAAAGTTCCTCTGCATCTGGATCCACAGCGATGCCTGCAAATAATCAAGGAGTTTCCTTTAATAATAGGTATCAATGGTTTTCTTTTGTAATCtatttatgattaattttttttgtatgtacaAGTTTTTTCATGCACTTCAGTTTGctatataaacatgcatggaTTGAATATTCTATCCTTCTTTTTTGAGCAGGAGCGCATCTAGCCAGTCTTCACTGCCAAATCAAGATAGAGCCGGACCATCAGAATTGCAGTCATTTTCTGAGTCTCTAAAATCTAGGCTTAATGCAGTTTCAATGAGGTATAATATGTAAAGTGTACACTGTATTCCAGTATTCCTTTCTTtgaaatttagtattttatcatttaatagcTTCTAATTTACTGTCAACATTTGTTGTCCTTAAGGTACAAAGAGTCAATTTCAAGAAGTACAAGAGGGTGGAAGGAGAGGCTGTTTTCtcgtaacagttcaatgtctgaTATCAGCTCTGATGTTCGAAGAGAAGTGAATGCAGGAATTGCAACTGTATCTCGTATGATGGAGCGCCTTGAAACCAGAGATGACGGTGGAGACAACCAAGTTTCTGTGTCAAATCATTTGACTGATCGCTCGAATGTGGAGAGGAGCAACCAGAATACTGCTGCGACTCACATAGAGAGCCCATTAAATGAAGGAAGTACACCAGCTGCTTGTGCTGCAAGTTCAGCATCTACTTAAGTTAAAGAGTGTCTTCAGCAATTACATCTGTCCTCAGCATTTCATCTTTGAAGGTGAGTCATGATTGTGGTTTAACTTTCATTTTTAAAGTAACTAGTTTACCGATGAGCCATTAGATGCCCACCATATCTgtatttcttttccatttttcactacttttaATTAGGAGGAGCTTCCAATCTCTTTGTTAAGTTGAGTGCACATCTGACACCTAAAATTAATGGTCATTTGATGCTTTGAATGTTCCATACAAGTTTGCTTAGTAGATCCCATTCATCTCTACACTATTTTATTTAGACATGTCGATATATCCTATTGCATGGTATTTCTTTGACTCTACAGTGTTCATCTACTTGGCTGTGAATGTAATTCATCACTATGTTTTCCTATTCTGTGGTACTTAGTGTGTGAGAATTATCAAGAGACGGTCATTCCACACTGGTTCCACACTGGTTGTTGACGGGAATATTATATTAAGGGCAAGGCCAACCAACCTTTTCTAAGTGTCTTAGCCTCGGTGCACATCGTATGAGCTACTTCAAGACATTTAATATTTAACCTGAGTTCGATTTCAGTTTTCAGATTGTGACCTCTTTTACTCCAAATATGACACGCTGAGGAGAAGATGCTGTGTATCACAGGGCAGAGGATGAGCATTCAcctgaaattgaataaaaaggtAAGAAAGAGTAAGTCTTTAGAAACAACTTCCATGTGGACAGATATATATTGGGTATATGTatgtaaatttgttttgtaaCCCAGAATTGTTTCAAAGCTAAAGCCAGAACATCCCACGAGGAAAATGTATTCGAGCTATATATTATGCCTGGATGGTTGGATTTTCGTACAAGTAGAACACTAAAACATCTATCTAATCATGTATTGAAATTTTAGAACCCAGGCCTTTTAAAGGAAAAGTACTGGTTTGCATATATTCTATGACGATCTGTTACTGCACTGTGCACAAACCATCCTCACTATTTGGAAATGAGTTCGTGGGATCATGGCGGTAAGACAAAGTCAGGATTGCTGGTCCACATCATTTAATTTGCTGTAGGGACTTGTTCTCTGGGAGTTGATGATGACCTTATTCGGAATTAACTGAAAAGGTGCAAATTTAGCCGTGAACAATTTCGAGCTTAAATATATGCATGGACTGAGAGAGAGCCTTCTGAATTTGGCTACCTTGTAATATAACCTGTAGGCTTTATTATTGAAAAGAGCCCCTAAAGAGGACGTCTTCTTTCGGCTCCAGTAACGTGCACTGCGTTACACACACAACAGGCAGCCCACCAATTTGTTTGTCGGAAAAGAGAGAATTAACCAAGTAGGCATGCCCTTTGGGGAGCCCGAGTGTTGGGTGCAATTCTGACTGTCCAGGTCCTAAAATCCTACACAGTGCTCCTTAAGCCTTGTAGAAGTCAAACTATGACCATGGTTTGGAGCACTACCTAAGCCTCGATGATAGGCTCAGCCATAGTTAAAATGGCCTGTCTATGGTTTGGAGCACTACTTGAGCTAATAGGCTCAGCCATAATTCTGTACAATTCATACATAATGTGGTTGTATAGGTGGAAAATGTGAACCTAATCGTCCAATCTGTTTATAAAATTATGGTAATGAATTTGATATTTACAATCTAAAACTCGAAATTACCCAAAACTTTTTAAGTTCGATAAATGTGATCCATGAATACCTCTTAGTTTGAAAAATCTCTAGTCGTTTCTTTGTGTGGCTAGGTGGTTTTCCTTTTTGTGACTTGTAACAAGAAAGATGTCACTATCACTTATATTTtaagaatgtttatttttattaatataaagaaaaattgtgACAAATTCTCATCTATCTCTTTTGACGAGGTAGTTTtcgtgtaaaaataaataaattaaaataatatttgagactgtaaaaataattattttttaaaatattctttatttaaaaatacattaaaatataatagattTGAGTTAAGATCAAGAATGTGATGATGAATGTTTTTAGCAAGTGTTGCTATAGCAATGGAAGATTGAAATCCAATCAATATAATCATCAATTGTAGATAAAAATCATGTAACAcgtcaaaatataaaatcaaggaTTTTGAATAATGGAAGATTGTAATTTATTTCCatttatttggttgtatttctatatatacattttaattagtagattataataacatatcatatcaataagttttttatttttaacataatatcaGAGCAAGCGATCATTttctattaagtttttttaacccGTTGCTTTgttaacctttttatttttgctatttttctttctatcatCATCATACTTCCCTTACAAGAAAATCCTATTACTATCAAcctatatttgattaattaagtgATTTAAACTCTAATTCTATAATTTACTAgccttgtttttgtttcctttaaaatcacaatttgaagatgattttttttatcatgtcttttatagcatttttcttgtttatgaaGTATTAacttcatgttatattttccaaGTTAGAAACTCAAATAAAGTttgacttcaatttttttaaggtgCAAGAGAGTTACATATTGTCccataaaatctttttttattttggttgttattagcttgaattttttttttattttggttgttaTTAGCTTGAATAACCTTAGCCtattaaggttattttttaaaattatcatcaagatttaaatattatttttaaatatagatattAAACCTATGaagatttttgtttaaaatctcCATAAGTTTAAGAGGGCATgttgaagaaataaatcaaaGCGGTATATTATGGATTAAAATCCAAACAATATAATCACCAATTATGAAAGAAATCATGTAACACATCATGTTTATATTATGGATTAAAATCCAAACAATATATAACTTTTAATTAGTTGATTATAATAACACATCATATCAataaagtttttcatttttagctatcaaatttttaacatgttttatagaTGATatatgcatcattttttttttaagacggAGACAGCATCTACAAGTGTGATTTTATGTGTATTTTTgcaattcaaattgttttttttttaaatgttaaaaaatattttataaaatattttttaatgattttaatatactaaaattaaaattaattttttttaagaataacattttaatttatttttaattaaaaatatttttataaaaatagattctCAACGCCTTTGGTTTATGGTCATGACTCAAGAGATACCGTCACCCGTGTTttcatcttcttattttttatttggataaaaaaaaataaaaataaaaattaatcttcatcttttatcttttataatcttcatcttataaaaattaatcttttaataaaaattaatctagatTAAATTAGCCCTCCATTTTGGTCACTTTTGGTTTATAAAATGTGATGGGAAAAGCGTCGGTGAGATCTAGATTTTTTGGtcaatttaatctaatttttttaaataaaaaaacaatgtgctAAAAAATGTGCTGGTGTTGATGATATATTAATGGATTTTCTCATTTATTAATTGGAGGCAAAGGATGCTGACTACCTCCACTCTTCCAAGAAGAATCCTATCAATAATCCAATCCCAATTAAAATGTGGGGGTGGCTGTACCTGTCTCCCAAATAGAATCCGATGATGTGGGGCCCTTCAACTTTTTTAACTatggattttaaaataaataaatatgtaataatatatttattttcgaGCTTTCGAAGAATGTTCTCATTGGATTAAATTGGACTTTCATTACGCAGCACATTTTCAAGGTTTCCCTGCATGCATGAATCTTGACATAGAGTAGAATAATTCCATGTTGTTGCATATAGCATGATCTGTGAATGACAATGTGGGCTTCAATTTGATGCGAAATATACAAATAAATTGATCATCAGCCAGCGAATCACCATGGAAGCCAACGATTTATGCTTGATTATTACAGTTCCATGGAGTTTTTATGTAATTTCCACCGCTCCCACTACTAACGCAAACAATATAGGGTTTGATTAATATGAGAGTTATATTTTAACTGGTCAGGTCCtggatttattttctaaaaatttaaatttttatcaaaataacattgtttcaaaaaaaattagtaaaataacaTGGTTTGACTTTGTTGTGCTTTGAAAATGCAATAGTTAAATGTATCGTATTTCACAACCctgatatttaaatttgtattaaaattagaaaccataatatatatatatatatatatatatatatgagataaaGATGCTCTATCTGTCACAATAGAAAAATACTAGTTTTGTATTAGCGTTTATTGTTCACCTTTGGACTCCgcccaattattatttttgttcgaTGCTCCCTGTGTGCTATTTCTGCTTCATTTTGTTCCGTGGCTAGTCGAATGAAACGAACAGTACtatagatataaataaaaaataaaaaataataattattttgatatattttcaagtaaaaagctatttttaaaaataccctagaccacaatttcaaacattaaaaaaataagattttttattttaaaaaaatagcacaataaatttaaaattttatcagaaTAACattgtttgaaataaaattattaaaatagcaTGGTTTGATTTTGTCGTGCTTTAAAAGTGTAATAGTTAAATGATATCGTATTTTAcaattatgatatatatatatatatatgagataaaGATGCTCTATCTGTCACAAtagaaaaatactaattttgtATTAGCGTTTATTGTTCACCTTTTGACTCccccaattattatttttgttcgaTGCTCCCTGCGTGCTATTTCTGCTTCATTTTGTTGCGTGGCTAGTCGAATGAAACGAACAGCGCTATAGATACAAATAGATGACTTGTATTTACTAGAAAAGGCCCTTAATTCTTGTAATCAACCTTTGCTAGGGTGGGTAGTAAAATTGAATAATGTTGCAGAATTTTCTCATATTAAATGGAGGTGAGATTCATACCATGATCTTGAAGTTAGCTTAACCGAttagatatttaatttattttttaataattatgattttgagttttttcaaGGATATTGTGGGTTTTtataatcgttaattttaggatttatagaattaattgagatgcgcgcaaattaacttgaatactcgtgttaataaaaataataataataaaaattttgaaaaccgGGGGATGGGGGgtaaaggacaaagaaaaaaatctatgaagaaaaaaaactttattccgtcttttatttttattttatgtgttgaaTGGCCAAATtatcagaaaattaaaataaaatgaggaaCAAAAAGGGGCTGCGAAGAATCAAAAGAGGAGAATTTGagcagagaaaaacaaaatgggaAGTAGACATGTGAAGAAGACAGCTGAGAGTGACGAGCAATCTGCCAGCAGGCGAGACGTCGCAGTGTCCAGAGACTACGCTCACGCATGGAAGCGCGCGTAGAGGTGTGGAGAGAGAAAAGCTTGGCGTAGAAATAATGGCATGAACTCATGGCCAGACAGGGTCACCGACACTTTGCTTTTAACCTTACTTAGTTCTACTGTTGCAACTTGCAACTACACACGTGAAATGCTCAGATTCTCTCGCCTTGTGAATCCCCAC of Populus trichocarpa isolate Nisqually-1 chromosome 16, P.trichocarpa_v4.1, whole genome shotgun sequence contains these proteins:
- the LOC7488073 gene encoding E3 ubiquitin-protein ligase RHF2A, which gives rise to MEVLEMDEAKKPEVHMTSAAAFVEGGIQDSCDDACSICLEEFCESDPSTVTNCKHEFHLQCILEWCQRSSECPMCLQSISLKDPTSQELFEAVERERKIRAAPSRNATIFHHPTLGDFELQHLPVGVSDSELEERIIQHLAAAAAMGRTRHFGRREGQRNRTSSHGRPHFLVFSTHPGAQPSGHVSSSLTQLGGENEPAPVSVASPSTQLTSVGDEPPQQALQSPSVLTDQSSSASGSTAMPANNQGVSFNNRSASSQSSLPNQDRAGPSELQSFSESLKSRLNAVSMRYKESISRSTRGWKERLFSRNSSMSDISSDVRREVNAGIATVSRMMERLETRDDGGDNQVSVSNHLTDRSNVERSNQNTAATHIESPLNEGSTPAACAASSAST